The DNA region agagagagaggagcgttCAATTATTTGCAGTCAGCTTGAGCTGTCTAAcgttgttattattgtgtttaCCTATGAATTGTTCAGCAAGGAGTTCTGAATGCTCTCGTACGCTGCGTTGTAGATCTTGTCTTTAGACACCATCCCATCGAGGTACTCTGTCCAGAGAAGGGCATCCAAAGCGTCAAAAGTGAGCAGTTACATCCTGAGAGACATTTGATGTAATGTTTGGGgatggggtttttttgctgCGGGGAGGTGGAGTTGGCTTTGTTTACCTATGCTGTCGCAGttgctctccatctctttcctgtgTTTCAAGTACATGGGCCAGACGTGGCCTTCAAACAGGCCCGGGGGGTCAGGAACTGTGTATGTCCTCgtgctgcagacacaaaagcagtcAGATTCTGCCAGTCAGATTCTCTTTGACAAGCATACTTTGTCAAAGTTGCCTTGACTGCCGGTTACCTTCGTCTTCGTTTGCATTCCTCATAAGGAATGGAGATGTAGAGGCACTTGTCGTAGATGTCAATCAGTGGTCTGAAGGGCGGAATGGAGGCTCAGATTAGTCCGGTTTGGATTTTCAAGCTTGGGACTCAAAAAAGGTGGGATGTCCTACTTGTAATTGTAGATGAGAAAACCTTCAATGATGAGGATGTGGATTCCTTTCTCCTCCACGTTGGCCTCACCCGCCTCAGGTGAGAGGCTGACGCCATGGGAGCGGGCAAACTTGACCGGGTTCTCCTGCCATCCTCTCACCGTGTTGACCATAGACTCCATGTCCAGGGCATCGATCACTGAGACAGGACAGGGGAGAAGAGAAAAACCAGGCTTCACCATACAAGCGACCACCACAGCTCAAtgtgcagcaacacacacacaagtcacTTTTAAGGAATGTGTGTAGCATTTTATGACTGAAAAATCACAAAGTTTAGGATTGATTGGTTACCAAACTAGGAAAAAAATATGCAGGAAAGGGAAAATACATTACTGCAAGGTTTTCCTACTTGAAATCCAATCTTACCATCCCACTGTCTAAAGCCGTCCTCCCCGACTTCTATTTGATCGGGTCTCTGAAATAACAGTCACCAATAAAACATATTGCTGCAACCTAGTAACCAGCCGGAGCTGATCCCACCTGGACAGGACAAGTCAAGGACCCCTCTCCACCCAAAGTAGGGACAATAGCGAGTTGCCCTATTCCCAATTTTCTACGAGACGTGGATtgaaaaaaaccctcaacacgaaatgcttctttttaaaatatgctgCTCATCATAGCACAAGAACGGAAATGCATATTCGCTGGCGTAATGATGGAGCAGGAAAAGTCTAACGGAATTGTGGTGACCCTAGGCAGCATCCTTGACGTGTTGCAGTAACAGCGaaacataaaataataacaCTGACTTTTTAAGTGAGAGCTCTAGTCAAACGTTGGTTGATGAGCTGTTACTGTGGTTGAATTATGGTATAGTTTTATAGAGAAGAGGGTAGGAACCCAAGTTTTTAGCTTCTTCGGCGAAACTGGGGTAAATTATAATACATCATGATTAAAATCCTGACTTTAAGTGGGGACGTTCAGCCCTTCTCATTGGCTGTCCAGGAGACAATCAGCCAGATGTATTACTAGGCTACAGAGACGACAGGACATCTGTACGTCAGACCGGAGGGATACAATTCTGAGAGTTACATTCTTGGAATACTTACTGCAGCTTTTAAATATCAAAAGGTCATGAGAAAGGTCACTTTGGTGAACTTACCTTGAAAAAGTCGTCCTGGTGCACCACGCAACAATTGGGTAATGTCTTTAGAAGTCTATTTGTCAAAGTGGTCTTCCCACCGTTGGTCACTctggaaacaaagaaagaagagcTATTAAACTACAGAGATTAAAGACACAAAGATAACTTTGAGGAGGTTACAGGAGACCTACCCTCCAATGCCAATGATTAACTTCATTTTGCCTCTGTGTGTTGGTCACCTCTGGAATTCAGTCAATAAAAGAAGGGAACCCCGCCAAAGAAACCCGTCCGTTAAAGGCTAGCTGTGAGAAaccttcccttctcctccaaAACAGATGTTCCCTCCTTTTACAACTTCATTGATAGACAATCTCTGCCAGGCATATAAAGGATTTGGCTGCAGCGTCACGCCCCTCAACCCaatctgcccccccatcccctcggCCAATCGGCTGCAGCTTTCCCGCAAAGCGGTGCTCCTGGGAGGGGTGAGGACATTTAAGCAGATTCCAAATCTTCCACCTGCTGTCGGGGGTCATTGAGCACTAGCCATGCAAATGCACCGCATATCCGACACCCGGCAGATTGGGGGAGAATAAAGAAAGGATGGTGGGGCTAAGCTGTGAAACACATTATCAATCCGCTCTCTGGTGAGAGCCAAAGCAACGTGTGGCGTCCATAACAGAGCGCTGATGTGGACAGCAGCGTGGAATACAGATGTATTCATGAAATGAGATAAACGGTATCAGAAACCCCTAAAATCTGGGCAacagttgtttatttttgtaatcTAAAAAACCAGAAGCTCTAAATTTAGTCAGCCGGTGTGTGTCCGGCGTCCAACGTCAGACGTATTTCAACCTACCGCTGTAGATGGCAGTTGGCCATGAGTCCACCCTGCTTCTGTGAACGCTCTCCGTCAGACACACACCTTTGGCTGTGCTGCGCTGTAACCAgatcctcctctttttccatttACAGCATTAAAGGGGTGAACATTTGAGTCGCACTTATCAGAGAACGTGCAGGGctgcatgtgtgtccttcagcAAAGGCCTCAAGAACTTGTGATTTCATGTATTTGGCCTCTTGTATCAAAGCTAATTAGCAGCAACTTGGAGTCTGTTTTGAAACTCGGCTTGGCAAAGATGTTGAGGTTACAAAGCTGGTCCTATATGTGCTGGGGCATTATGTAGGGCATCATATAAATATGATATGGTGCACATACCTCTTCCTTATTAAGCTGAGGCAGATGTTTGGTAGAGAATTGGCTACAGTATCTAAATGCTAACTAAGATTGTATCCTGAGGGAGCGAGACAAACTACATCCAAgattaaaggaataaaaatattACAGACATCTGAGAAGTGGTTTcactttattttcttaaaagAATTGTCAAGTAATTGAGAATATGGAGGTGATCAGCTTGGCTTCCTACTTAGATCTCCATTAATTTGTCTTCTCTTCAGCAAACAGTCAAGATGACAACATCTCTAATTTAGAGTATTTCTGTCACCTAAGCTATCGCTGCGTTATTGACTGAGCTCTTT from Takifugu flavidus isolate HTHZ2018 chromosome 15, ASM371156v2, whole genome shotgun sequence includes:
- the LOC130538865 gene encoding nicotinamide riboside kinase 2-like isoform X1, translating into MKLIIGIGGVTNGGKTTLTNRLLKTLPNCCVVHQDDFFKRPDQIEVGEDGFRQWDVIDALDMESMVNTVRGWQENPVKFARSHGVSLSPEAGEANVEEKGIHILIIEGFLIYNYKPLIDIYDKCLYISIPYEECKRRRSTRTYTVPDPPGLFEGHVWPMYLKHRKEMESNCDSIEYLDGMVSKDKIYNAAYESIQNSLLNNS
- the LOC130538865 gene encoding nicotinamide riboside kinase 2-like isoform X2, with protein sequence MESMVNTVRGWQENPVKFARSHGVSLSPEAGEANVEEKGIHILIIEGFLIYNYKPLIDIYDKCLYISIPYEECKRRRSTRTYTVPDPPGLFEGHVWPMYLKHRKEMESNCDSIEYLDGMVSKDKIYNAAYESIQNSLLNNS